From a region of the Betta splendens chromosome 5, fBetSpl5.4, whole genome shotgun sequence genome:
- the tead3b gene encoding TEA domain family member 3 b isoform X3 produces MDGDAEGVWSPDIEQSFQEALAIYPPCGRRKIILSDEGKMYGRNELIARYIKLRTGKTRTRKQVSSHIQVLARKKVREYQVSSHLQVLARRKSREIQSKLKAMNLDQASKDKALQSMAAMSSAQIVSPSMMKNHLPPLPPAAYQSSRFWPATIPGQPGPSQELVLDLNPGRTPGLGRTSNVIKPFVQPPYPGLSGPVQQSITNYEPLAPPPAPTATAVPVWQDRTIASSKLRMLEYSAFMEMQRDPDNYSKHLFVHIGQTNPSYSDPLLEAVDIRQIYDKFPEKKGGLKELYEKGPQNAFFLVKFWADLNSSIMEDGPTYFYGVSSQYSSIENMIITVSTKVCSFGKQVVEKVETEYARLEGGKCVYRIHRSPMCEYMINFIQKLKHLPEKYMMNSVLENFTILQVVTNRDTQETLLCIAFVFEVSTSEHGAQYHVYRLVKD; encoded by the exons GTCGCAATGAATTGATAGCGAGGTACATCAAGCTGAGGACGGGCAAGACTCGCACAAGAAAACAG GTGTCTAGTCACATACAGGTGTTAGCACGGAAGAAGGTTCGTGAATACCAG GTTTCTAGCCACTTGCAGGTTCTTGCCCGGAGAAAGTCTCGTGAGATTCAGTCAAAGCTAAAG GCGATGAATTTG GATCAGGCATCGAAAGACAAAGCCCTGCAGAGCATGGCAGCAATGTCGTCTGCACAGATCGTCTCCCCGAGTATGATGAAGAACCATCTTCCACCACTGCCTCCGGCCGCCTACCAGTCATCCAGA TTCTGGCCGGCTACAATCCCAGGACAGCCTGGACCCTCTCAGGA GCTGGTTCTAGATCTCAACCCGGGAAGGACTCCTGGGCTTGGCCGCACCAGCAATGT TATCAAACCCTTTGTACAGCCGCCGTACCCAGGCCTATCAGGCCCAGTGCAACAGTCCATAACAA aCTATGAGCCCTTggcgcctcctcctgcacccACTGCCACTGCGGTGCCGGTGTGGCAGGACCGGACCATCGCCTCGTCGAAGCTGCGGATGCTGGAGTACTCAGCCTTCATGGAGATGCAGAGAGACCCAGACAAC TACAGCAAACATCTGTTCGTCCACATAGGACAGACCAACCCCTCCTACAGCGACCCGCTCCTCGAGGCTGTTGACATCCGGCAGATCTACGACAAGTTCCCTGAGAAGAAGGGCGGGCTCAAAGAGCTGTATGAGAAAGGGCCTCAGAACGCTTTCTTCCTGGTGAAATTCTGG GCGGatctgaacagcagcatcatggAGGACGGTCCCACTTATTTCTACGGCGTCAGTAGCCAGTACAGCAGCATCGAGAACATGATAATCACTGTTTCCACCAAGGTCTGCTCATTCGGCAAGCAGGTGGTGGAGAAAGTGGAg ACGGAGTACGCACGACTGGAGGGAGGAAAGTGTGTTTACAGGATCCACCGCTCTCCCATGTGCGAATACATGATCAACTTCATCCAGAAGCTCAAACATTTGCCTGAAAAATACATGATGAACAGTGTTCTCGAAAACTTTACTATACTACAG GTGGTGACAAACCGTGACACCCAGGAGACCCTGCTCTGCATAGCGTTTGTCTTCGAGGTTTCCACAAGCGAACACGGGGCTCAGTATCACGTCTACAGACTTGTTAAAGACTAA
- the tead3b gene encoding TEA domain family member 3 b isoform X7, translated as MDGDAEGVWSPDIEQSFQEALAIYPPCGRRKIILSDEGKMYGRNELIARYIKLRTGKTRTRKQVSSHLQVLARRKSREIQSKLKAMNLDQASKDKALQSMAAMSSAQIVSPSMMKNHLPPLPPAAYQSSRFWPATIPGQPGPSQELVLDLNPGRTPGLGRTSNVIKPFVQPPYPGLSGPVQQSITNYEPLAPPPAPTATAVPVWQDRTIASSKLRMLEYSAFMEMQRDPDNYSKHLFVHIGQTNPSYSDPLLEAVDIRQIYDKFPEKKGGLKELYEKGPQNAFFLVKFWADLNSSIMEDGPTYFYGVSSQYSSIENMIITVSTKVCSFGKQVVEKVETEYARLEGGKCVYRIHRSPMCEYMINFIQKLKHLPEKYMMNSVLENFTILQVVTNRDTQETLLCIAFVFEVSTSEHGAQYHVYRLVKD; from the exons GTCGCAATGAATTGATAGCGAGGTACATCAAGCTGAGGACGGGCAAGACTCGCACAAGAAAACAG GTTTCTAGCCACTTGCAGGTTCTTGCCCGGAGAAAGTCTCGTGAGATTCAGTCAAAGCTAAAG GCGATGAATTTG GATCAGGCATCGAAAGACAAAGCCCTGCAGAGCATGGCAGCAATGTCGTCTGCACAGATCGTCTCCCCGAGTATGATGAAGAACCATCTTCCACCACTGCCTCCGGCCGCCTACCAGTCATCCAGA TTCTGGCCGGCTACAATCCCAGGACAGCCTGGACCCTCTCAGGA GCTGGTTCTAGATCTCAACCCGGGAAGGACTCCTGGGCTTGGCCGCACCAGCAATGT TATCAAACCCTTTGTACAGCCGCCGTACCCAGGCCTATCAGGCCCAGTGCAACAGTCCATAACAA aCTATGAGCCCTTggcgcctcctcctgcacccACTGCCACTGCGGTGCCGGTGTGGCAGGACCGGACCATCGCCTCGTCGAAGCTGCGGATGCTGGAGTACTCAGCCTTCATGGAGATGCAGAGAGACCCAGACAAC TACAGCAAACATCTGTTCGTCCACATAGGACAGACCAACCCCTCCTACAGCGACCCGCTCCTCGAGGCTGTTGACATCCGGCAGATCTACGACAAGTTCCCTGAGAAGAAGGGCGGGCTCAAAGAGCTGTATGAGAAAGGGCCTCAGAACGCTTTCTTCCTGGTGAAATTCTGG GCGGatctgaacagcagcatcatggAGGACGGTCCCACTTATTTCTACGGCGTCAGTAGCCAGTACAGCAGCATCGAGAACATGATAATCACTGTTTCCACCAAGGTCTGCTCATTCGGCAAGCAGGTGGTGGAGAAAGTGGAg ACGGAGTACGCACGACTGGAGGGAGGAAAGTGTGTTTACAGGATCCACCGCTCTCCCATGTGCGAATACATGATCAACTTCATCCAGAAGCTCAAACATTTGCCTGAAAAATACATGATGAACAGTGTTCTCGAAAACTTTACTATACTACAG GTGGTGACAAACCGTGACACCCAGGAGACCCTGCTCTGCATAGCGTTTGTCTTCGAGGTTTCCACAAGCGAACACGGGGCTCAGTATCACGTCTACAGACTTGTTAAAGACTAA
- the tead3b gene encoding TEA domain family member 3 b isoform X8, producing the protein MDGDAEGVWSPDIEQSFQEALAIYPPCGRRKIILSDEGKMYGRNELIARYIKLRTGKTRTRKQVSSHIQVLARKKVREYQASIKDQASKDKALQSMAAMSSAQIVSPSMMKNHLPPLPPAAYQSSRFWPATIPGQPGPSQELVLDLNPGRTPGLGRTSNVIKPFVQPPYPGLSGPVQQSITNYEPLAPPPAPTATAVPVWQDRTIASSKLRMLEYSAFMEMQRDPDNYSKHLFVHIGQTNPSYSDPLLEAVDIRQIYDKFPEKKGGLKELYEKGPQNAFFLVKFWADLNSSIMEDGPTYFYGVSSQYSSIENMIITVSTKVCSFGKQVVEKVETEYARLEGGKCVYRIHRSPMCEYMINFIQKLKHLPEKYMMNSVLENFTILQVVTNRDTQETLLCIAFVFEVSTSEHGAQYHVYRLVKD; encoded by the exons GTCGCAATGAATTGATAGCGAGGTACATCAAGCTGAGGACGGGCAAGACTCGCACAAGAAAACAG GTGTCTAGTCACATACAGGTGTTAGCACGGAAGAAGGTTCGTGAATACCAGGCGAGTATAAAG GATCAGGCATCGAAAGACAAAGCCCTGCAGAGCATGGCAGCAATGTCGTCTGCACAGATCGTCTCCCCGAGTATGATGAAGAACCATCTTCCACCACTGCCTCCGGCCGCCTACCAGTCATCCAGA TTCTGGCCGGCTACAATCCCAGGACAGCCTGGACCCTCTCAGGA GCTGGTTCTAGATCTCAACCCGGGAAGGACTCCTGGGCTTGGCCGCACCAGCAATGT TATCAAACCCTTTGTACAGCCGCCGTACCCAGGCCTATCAGGCCCAGTGCAACAGTCCATAACAA aCTATGAGCCCTTggcgcctcctcctgcacccACTGCCACTGCGGTGCCGGTGTGGCAGGACCGGACCATCGCCTCGTCGAAGCTGCGGATGCTGGAGTACTCAGCCTTCATGGAGATGCAGAGAGACCCAGACAAC TACAGCAAACATCTGTTCGTCCACATAGGACAGACCAACCCCTCCTACAGCGACCCGCTCCTCGAGGCTGTTGACATCCGGCAGATCTACGACAAGTTCCCTGAGAAGAAGGGCGGGCTCAAAGAGCTGTATGAGAAAGGGCCTCAGAACGCTTTCTTCCTGGTGAAATTCTGG GCGGatctgaacagcagcatcatggAGGACGGTCCCACTTATTTCTACGGCGTCAGTAGCCAGTACAGCAGCATCGAGAACATGATAATCACTGTTTCCACCAAGGTCTGCTCATTCGGCAAGCAGGTGGTGGAGAAAGTGGAg ACGGAGTACGCACGACTGGAGGGAGGAAAGTGTGTTTACAGGATCCACCGCTCTCCCATGTGCGAATACATGATCAACTTCATCCAGAAGCTCAAACATTTGCCTGAAAAATACATGATGAACAGTGTTCTCGAAAACTTTACTATACTACAG GTGGTGACAAACCGTGACACCCAGGAGACCCTGCTCTGCATAGCGTTTGTCTTCGAGGTTTCCACAAGCGAACACGGGGCTCAGTATCACGTCTACAGACTTGTTAAAGACTAA
- the tead3b gene encoding TEA domain family member 3 b isoform X13, which translates to MNLDQASKDKALQSMAAMSSAQIVSPSMMKNHLPPLPPAAYQSSRFWPATIPGQPGPSQELVLDLNPGRTPGLGRTSNVIKPFVQPPYPGLSGPVQQSITNYEPLAPPPAPTATAVPVWQDRTIASSKLRMLEYSAFMEMQRDPDNYSKHLFVHIGQTNPSYSDPLLEAVDIRQIYDKFPEKKGGLKELYEKGPQNAFFLVKFWADLNSSIMEDGPTYFYGVSSQYSSIENMIITVSTKVCSFGKQVVEKVETEYARLEGGKCVYRIHRSPMCEYMINFIQKLKHLPEKYMMNSVLENFTILQVVTNRDTQETLLCIAFVFEVSTSEHGAQYHVYRLVKD; encoded by the exons ATGAATTTG GATCAGGCATCGAAAGACAAAGCCCTGCAGAGCATGGCAGCAATGTCGTCTGCACAGATCGTCTCCCCGAGTATGATGAAGAACCATCTTCCACCACTGCCTCCGGCCGCCTACCAGTCATCCAGA TTCTGGCCGGCTACAATCCCAGGACAGCCTGGACCCTCTCAGGA GCTGGTTCTAGATCTCAACCCGGGAAGGACTCCTGGGCTTGGCCGCACCAGCAATGT TATCAAACCCTTTGTACAGCCGCCGTACCCAGGCCTATCAGGCCCAGTGCAACAGTCCATAACAA aCTATGAGCCCTTggcgcctcctcctgcacccACTGCCACTGCGGTGCCGGTGTGGCAGGACCGGACCATCGCCTCGTCGAAGCTGCGGATGCTGGAGTACTCAGCCTTCATGGAGATGCAGAGAGACCCAGACAAC TACAGCAAACATCTGTTCGTCCACATAGGACAGACCAACCCCTCCTACAGCGACCCGCTCCTCGAGGCTGTTGACATCCGGCAGATCTACGACAAGTTCCCTGAGAAGAAGGGCGGGCTCAAAGAGCTGTATGAGAAAGGGCCTCAGAACGCTTTCTTCCTGGTGAAATTCTGG GCGGatctgaacagcagcatcatggAGGACGGTCCCACTTATTTCTACGGCGTCAGTAGCCAGTACAGCAGCATCGAGAACATGATAATCACTGTTTCCACCAAGGTCTGCTCATTCGGCAAGCAGGTGGTGGAGAAAGTGGAg ACGGAGTACGCACGACTGGAGGGAGGAAAGTGTGTTTACAGGATCCACCGCTCTCCCATGTGCGAATACATGATCAACTTCATCCAGAAGCTCAAACATTTGCCTGAAAAATACATGATGAACAGTGTTCTCGAAAACTTTACTATACTACAG GTGGTGACAAACCGTGACACCCAGGAGACCCTGCTCTGCATAGCGTTTGTCTTCGAGGTTTCCACAAGCGAACACGGGGCTCAGTATCACGTCTACAGACTTGTTAAAGACTAA
- the tead3b gene encoding TEA domain family member 3 b isoform X14, producing MAAMSSAQIVSPSMMKNHLPPLPPAAYQSSRFWPATIPGQPGPSQELVLDLNPGRTPGLGRTSNVIKPFVQPPYPGLSGPVQQSITNYEPLAPPPAPTATAVPVWQDRTIASSKLRMLEYSAFMEMQRDPDNYSKHLFVHIGQTNPSYSDPLLEAVDIRQIYDKFPEKKGGLKELYEKGPQNAFFLVKFWADLNSSIMEDGPTYFYGVSSQYSSIENMIITVSTKVCSFGKQVVEKVETEYARLEGGKCVYRIHRSPMCEYMINFIQKLKHLPEKYMMNSVLENFTILQVVTNRDTQETLLCIAFVFEVSTSEHGAQYHVYRLVKD from the exons ATGGCAGCAATGTCGTCTGCACAGATCGTCTCCCCGAGTATGATGAAGAACCATCTTCCACCACTGCCTCCGGCCGCCTACCAGTCATCCAGA TTCTGGCCGGCTACAATCCCAGGACAGCCTGGACCCTCTCAGGA GCTGGTTCTAGATCTCAACCCGGGAAGGACTCCTGGGCTTGGCCGCACCAGCAATGT TATCAAACCCTTTGTACAGCCGCCGTACCCAGGCCTATCAGGCCCAGTGCAACAGTCCATAACAA aCTATGAGCCCTTggcgcctcctcctgcacccACTGCCACTGCGGTGCCGGTGTGGCAGGACCGGACCATCGCCTCGTCGAAGCTGCGGATGCTGGAGTACTCAGCCTTCATGGAGATGCAGAGAGACCCAGACAAC TACAGCAAACATCTGTTCGTCCACATAGGACAGACCAACCCCTCCTACAGCGACCCGCTCCTCGAGGCTGTTGACATCCGGCAGATCTACGACAAGTTCCCTGAGAAGAAGGGCGGGCTCAAAGAGCTGTATGAGAAAGGGCCTCAGAACGCTTTCTTCCTGGTGAAATTCTGG GCGGatctgaacagcagcatcatggAGGACGGTCCCACTTATTTCTACGGCGTCAGTAGCCAGTACAGCAGCATCGAGAACATGATAATCACTGTTTCCACCAAGGTCTGCTCATTCGGCAAGCAGGTGGTGGAGAAAGTGGAg ACGGAGTACGCACGACTGGAGGGAGGAAAGTGTGTTTACAGGATCCACCGCTCTCCCATGTGCGAATACATGATCAACTTCATCCAGAAGCTCAAACATTTGCCTGAAAAATACATGATGAACAGTGTTCTCGAAAACTTTACTATACTACAG GTGGTGACAAACCGTGACACCCAGGAGACCCTGCTCTGCATAGCGTTTGTCTTCGAGGTTTCCACAAGCGAACACGGGGCTCAGTATCACGTCTACAGACTTGTTAAAGACTAA